The window GGGAGAGTAGCCATGCCTGTGGGCCTTGCCTTGTTTTCCTAAAAAACATATCTCTTTGGGATGTGCCAATCTAAGTCTTTTAAAGTCATAAATTTTACTCATCTCTAAAGCATTTGATGGCCTATGGATGGAAACTTCTGCGTACATAGTAAGAGTGAgaattatttattgttatttgtGTAGGAGCCTGCGTAGTTATTCATGTAAAGCACATACCCTAAATAAGCATCAGCATCAGTAGAAAGGCTTTCAGAGATTGGCACAGCCACACTCTAAATCCTCTGAGGAGAAAATTGTAGTTTTGTGAGATATATTGGATAAACATTTTATCTTCATGTATATTATCAATAATGTCTACAGTGTTGGAGTGCGCTTACGTTAAATGGGCTTTGCAGTTGATTAAATGTTTTAACTTTGCTTCAACATTTAATCAACAGCAAAAGCTGATTATTGCTTTGTGCCACAGAATAAAATTTGTTTCTGTGGAAAGATTCTTGTACTCAAGTTACTTGCTCCTATAGTTACTCTGTAGGAGCTATTCTGTACTCAGCCATAGCTTACAATGCAGTCTGGACATTAGAGCCTGCTTTATTGAGAGAGGAAATGTTGGTATCATTATACTGCTGACTGTATTCCATTATTGCTTAAGTGTAAGCTGTAAAATGTCTCATGCCACAGTTTTCATAAATCTTTCTTTGGCACTTTGAAACAAACCTGAAGCAACTGCAAAAATAACCGTAAGTATTAGTTTTAAACAGAAgactttttatatataattgtATTCTATTTTGGGGACTTTGAATTAGGATATCACAGGCCACTGCATAATTTGGTAGGACATAGTAGGTCTGTGCCAAAAGTATGTGCAAATCATTAGTAATTTTGGATTAATTGCTGATCAGTTTGTCTAGTATCTATTTGGAAATTAGAAGAGCTAGATTGTCTCCAAAATAGTCAATTAAATCTGTAGGGCATGCatccatttaaaaaagaattaaagggTCAGAGTGtttcccaggagctgcaggaaacctCCATGAAGGCACTTGAAGGGCTTGCATGGAGTTGGAGAGCACTCCTTGCACCACACAAAAGGCCAGCATTGCACTGGATGAGAGTGAATTGCTCTTTTTGCTTAGGAACCAAAATAATCAAATATAAAGCAGGGCCTACCTGGTTTGTCCTGAAACTGTGTCCCTGGTAACTCGTACTCCTGGTAGATTAGTTTTACTGGTAAGTAATGTATCACTACCTTAGCATACCCCAGCTGCAGAGGAAGTAGTCCTCACCCCCATATACAGTCATGAGAGCATGTCTGAGGACAGAGGAAAAGCCCTTCTGGTCCATGTACTCCTTAGCTGAGGAGGTGACTTTCTGAGTCAGCAGCTCCTCTGACCGGGAGTGACTTGGTCTTTGTGGAGCAGGGAGTGAAAGGCCCATGATGTCAACAAACTGCAGCAGTGCAAGAGGATGAGGGTACACCATTCCTGGAAGTCCCAGCTGGAGCCATGACAACAGCATGTTTTATGACATAGGACACAATGCAGTTTTTGATGATCTCTGCTGCCACAGAACCCAGGAGTGACCAGCTCTTAGTATCTGTCAAAGGGCCATGAAGACAGCAAAGTCATTGATGCAGAAACAGCAGTCCTGTTTACAGGCATTCAGGTGCCAGTGGTGCTGCAGGAGTGAGTGGTGGGAGACAGCAGACCTTGCGCCTCCCTTGTCCAtgtccctcctctccccttcaGCAGGAGGGTCTGCCCTGCAAGCCCAGTAGTGCCTGCTCATCTCACCAGATGGGTGTAGGGTCAGCTAGGAGGAGTGCACGGGTGCCCCTGGAATCTCTCTGTTGTTTCTCTAGTGAAACAGTGCACTTGTCAGTCTGAGATATGACTTGTTTGGTCAGTACGAGCCTCCGACTGTaagttgtccctgcctatggTTATATTGATAGTATATTCTGCTATAAAAAAGAATGAATCaactttttctcatttaaaatagatttattaAGTCAATATGACCCTTTACAGCACCTGAGAAAAGTGAATTCATTGTAAACTAATGTGAATGCTAAAATGTGAtctttttattaacattttaatttacagattatatgttttctattttcctgCTGGCACTCAGTACTGCTATGAGCTATTGTAAACTTTTTAAACTGTTACATTGCTTAAAAGACCATGTTAGTCTACATGTACCTGTTTGCAAATTAATCTCTCCCAATATGTCCTAATGTGCTAATACAAAACTGTGTATTAATTGTTCTTGAGTTTATGCTTTTAAGCCAGTTGCATGTTGGTGTTGCTATGAATTTCTCTTGTAGAATTATAAATGATCTTTTATTTACTCATTATTGAACTTTCTGACATTCAAAAGATTGTGAATTGCTCTTAGTTGTGCAAACTGACATTCTGTATATAGATGAACAATGGTTAGGTTCTACTTTGATAGTTAATATCCACCATTAAGGCTCTTAGATCGCATAAGAAATATTGTGAATTTCTgagcaagaaaattaaaatttcattattttagtaACCTAACATCTtaaataaattttgtattttaaggacagaataaaaatgaatatatatattttaatattgaatGACTGTCTATGGTGTTTTTTCCCTCACCTTTACACTTTTCTCACAGATTCATAgctattgctttcattttttaagtatTGAGCATACCACATTTTTCTGTAACTTGAAAGGTAtttcaacaaataaaaaaaaaccaaaacaaacttttaATTAAGCACTGGCATGGAGCAACTTCCTTGAATTTAAGAAATCATTAAATCTGTTTTACTCTCCCATCAAACTTAAGCCACTTCTTACCAGGTAAGAAAAAGGAGTGGCACTTCTGACATTCTTAGGACATTATTCAAAATTAGTATAAGGATCTGCAATCCGCTAGTGATTCCCAAATACAGCTCCTaggcttttccttttgcaaaccTCTGCATAGTATAAGACGTACTACCTGGTGTAAAGCATTCTGTCCTCTCAatcattcattttaaaaggagaaatgaatgaaaattgtTACAATACACAGCACTGCGCCAGCAAAGCACAGCTTGGCTTTTCCAAGTATTACTATAGCTACGGAGTTCTACAAATAGGTATTTAATATGAAGGTTGTACCCCACAGACATCAGTGTTGCTTCATTTGACcatgcagaaatgcttttcGGGTATGGCTGTGAGGGTTGTTGAAGGTGTTTCCTAGAGAAGATAGACCTTGCAGCAGTTTTCTGGGTTTGATGAATGTGTTTGTAACTATGCAAGTGCTTTAACTCCAGATTATAGTAGAAGTTAGTGGAAGTTTACAAATAAAAAGTGGCATTTTTTGAGATTTCTTGAAGGGCACATTTCTGACTGAGCTTTCCGTGATGGTCTGAAAGATGGCTTGGGCAGGGGGGATTAATAAGAGCTCCTAACACTGTATAATAGTTGGGTTGATACAAAGTTCTTTCTTGATGTTACTTATAttgcattgtattttaaaattactcagACATCAGTTTATGCATGACATATGATTAATTCATATGAATAGAGCTATTTTAACTATCACACCATAGGAAGTGAAGTCTTTTCCCTCCTACCTAAACCAGACTTTGTACCCTAGCCACGTCCCAATACCCacaatacagaagaaaaatgatctCAGCAGAAAAATTATCTCATTACAGAAATACCCCTTAAAACTATGTGTGTGAAAGTATTGTTATCCTTAAGTTCTTTATGTTTATAAATAGTAAAAAGTATGACGAAATATTTGCTGCATATGtagaagcacaaaaaaaatagaaaatgttgcattttcatttgaaagcaaagaattAAACTGTAGTGGGACCTTTATCCCCATATAAACCCGTACTGTGTCTGCATAGCCTGTCCTGTGCATCAGGCACTGAGTCTGTGTGAATACATCATTTGTAATAGCAGAAATGTGCTTGTCTTCAAAACTGTTTACACCAAAACaagtaacaaaaagaaacctaagcttcagctgctcctgctaGGAGCCTTGCAGGATTCTATCTTTCAAGACTTTGTTAAACCGATTTTGACACTGATGTGTTGGTTTGTATTTGTTTCCCCCTAAGCAGCAGCTATGAGTACAGCGAAGTTGAATAAAGTCGAGGTTCTCGCTACAGGGAGAGTAAAAGACAGTAAGTAAACACCACGGGATGACTTTTGACAGTGACTTCTTTCCTACCAGCTCATCCTTCCAACTATCTCTTTCTTCCAAACATTTTACCCGCAAACTCCTACAGGCAACAAGGCTTTCCCTGTCTGATTTCCACCCCGTGAGCCAGTACATCGGCTTTCTGCTCAATGTGATTTTCAGATGACTTCTAAACATGAAATCTTTACTGCAGCCCCTCGCAAAATCGGCATCGCAGGTAGCTACAGCTGGGAGCAGTGCCGCTAAAGCTTTGAACCTGAAAACTGGACGGGTATTAGTTGGGCTGGGGACTGCTGAGGACGCGATTGAAGCACAGGGCATATCGCCGCTCCTGGAGGGCTCCGCTCCAGGATCTCCTCTCGGAGTGTCACTGGCCCGCGGTGGGACCGTAGACCCCCCTCCCGCTCCGTCCGGTTCTCCGACCCCCCGCAGGGGTGAGGAGAGACTCCTGCCGCCCCTCCCTAAAAACAGCCCCTGCTTCGAGGAATGCTGGAGTGGGGAAGAGGGTAGAGGACTGCCGGGGAGGTTCCTAGGAAAGAGGTCTGGGTGTTACGGGAGTTTGGAAGGCTTCGGCTGGTGGAGAGGAGGTTTACTCCGGAAAGGCGATTGTTTGCCCTTAATCCTCAATTACGAGGATTTCAAAATAGTATTAGAAGAGCAATCTGTTCTGCAACTTCTCGGAAGAAATAATTGTTGATTTAGATAAGCACTGATCCCTTCAACGTTTGATGAAGACGTTAATTTATGGCTGTCTAGCAGTTTATGGCTGTCATTAGATTTTCAGCTTTGTCTCTGTTCGAAatgtatctttctttttattttaatctgagaCAATTATGTAAGAAAGCGGCTATGTTTGATCTAAAATGCATCGTTTTCCTATAGCGTTTCAAATTATTCACAGATCATAGTTcttatatgtgcatatatgaatttaaaaatacagcagtaaaGTGCTTGAAACAGACCATAAATTTGCTTCATATTTTATTACACGTCTCTGAATCAGGTTGAGAGGACAAGGGCAACTAGGGGCTTAGGGGAGGATTTAACCCTTCTCGAGGTGGAGAGCCGACCAGAGCAGCGCAAACTCCCTCCGGAGCGCTTGGGGAGGGGGCTGACACCGATCTGATGAGTGACCACGAGGAAATGAGGCTGGCTCCCTCTCTTTGCTCATTTAGCAGCTGTTCCTTCCGTGGCATAGGCGGCTGCCGAAGCTCCCCGAGTCAGGCCCGGGGCGCCGGGGCCGCCGCGCTGGCTCTCGCTGCCGGCCGTGGCTCCAGCCTTCACTGCCGCCGGGGCCTGGAGGGCACCTGGCCGGCCGGCAAGACCGACTTAACCCCTGCGGCGCTGCCTGAGCCAAGCGTGGTACTTCGCAGGGAGCCAGCACTAACCCTTCAACTGTAGTCCACCGGGCTGGGGCCCAGCCTTGTCGAGCAGCCCCGCGGAGCGAGCGGCGGTGACAGGGACCGGTGCCCACAGCCAGTTCCCCAAAGTTTTGTCCCGCCCCGCCAAGGAGCTGTTCCACCCTTACTGAAGCCTTAGGATCCCTCTGGCCTGTTGGCAGCGGGTGAGATCAAAGTTACAAATGATCCCAGAGAGAAGTGGCCGAGATCTGGTTCCTTTATTTTAGCCCCCAACCTACCCCACTCCGCCAttaccaccaccaaaaaaagaagGTGTTAATTGCTGTAAAGTTTCCGAACACGTGGATAATTTACTTTGTCTGCTGcgttttaattaaaagcaaacttaTTTATGTTTCTGATGTTTATATTACGCGATTTAATTACGTTTAGAGGCAGAGTCGCGCTTCCCCCCCTACCCCCCCTTGCACTCTAAATCACATTTTCATTAAAGGTTTTAATAAGAAAACTCACTTGACCACTATTCATTATCTAGTCCCCTCCATGCACACAAGTTCACTTACCCATTCATTTATTCACTTACTCATTCCAGCAGATCCGCTGCAACTGCTGCTAGCAGGGATGTGAACACTCATAATTATTTGTCAAAGTCTGGAAAGTGTATTATCCCTTCTTCTAGTGGTAATTAGTTACCATAGCATCTAATACGTAAATGTGCCCAGAGCACACCATTAACAGTTAAGCGGAGGATTCAATTTAACACATGATTATATCTTTCATAAGTCATTACATTAGGAAAGCCAATGTCACTCATGCTGGGACAATTTCAGGCTCCGAGCCGGGGTACGGGGCCGAGAAGGAGCGGGGCTGAGCGGCGGGGGGCAGAGGGAGCCTTCGGAGGAGGCTGGGGGCGAGACCGCTGCTATGGGGCGGTGGGAAACGGGGAAGAAGCTCcttggaaggggggggggacacacgtTCGGTTCCGGCTAAGCGATCCATCAAGCGTTAagaggggcggggggggctctctcctccccccacccccggcACACACACGACGCTCGAGTTGGCCAGACCTGCCCAGGGACTGGTCCCGCGGCTTCTCGTCGCTCCACTGCGAGGCTTCTAGGTGCAGAGGActgggggtgcaggcagcaccccTCCCTGCCAGACATCCCTTTCCCCCTCTGCAGCGTGCAAGGAGGAAGCGAGAGAGCCCAAAGTCGGGCGGCAGCAGGGAATGAAGAGCGTTTCATTCCGCTTTCCCGCTCCAAAGCAGAGACAGGCGAGGGAGAGGGGAGTAGAGGAGCCGCTACATGTGCCACAGGCGGCCCCGCATTCCGCACTTTGGCCGGCCTGCACCTAGGCCCTTCATCAGTGCCAGGGAGGCAGAGCCGGGTCCCCCCCCGGGCCCTCTCACCCCCCTTTCCAGCCCGGGTCCTGGCCTCTCCAGGAGTTTGCTGGGACCTCGCCTCCTTCCCCCGTCCCACGCCTTCCCGGGGAACACCTCCGGGAAGCCCGCTCTGTAGGCAGGGATATTAAACAGGAAACGTGTCCCTCGATGTTAGATGCAcgaacacacacacagacacacacacatacacacacacacacacacacaggcacgCACCACGCCAAGCTGGTGGCGGTGGTTAATTCCTAATCAGAATGATGgacagcagagacagaacaatACAAACTAATGGCTGTGTTGCTGATCACTTTACCCCTTGATTAAAGACACCCAATTATGGCGCAGAACAGTGTCGTAATTATGTTCCTTAATCACATCCAGGAGGTTTAATTGCCTTAACGATGTGTTTCATTAAATGAATTTAGGTATTATAGTCGACAGTTTTCATACACAGTTGTTTTCAAATTAACATAATATTAGACATCGTCATGGAAATTGTTTTAATAATCATAATTAGACGCACCCAGCCTTTGTCTAGTAAATGCTGAGAGACGCTTCTCCTTGCGCCTGGAGGCTGATCTGCCCACCCTCTCTGGGCTGCCTTCCCACAGCTCCGTGGCACTTTACAGTTATGTTTCCTGAAAAGTTACAGGTTCTGATTAATCTTTTTTGATGGGAAGTGGAGCAGAAAAGATTTATCCCGTTCCTTCGCCTCTGGTGCTGCCGTTAGGAGAGGCGGTTCCGTGGACCCCCGCCGCCGACCTGGGCCTCCCGAGGGAGGGGGACCCTGCGGGACAGGACCCCCGGGCCGGGCCCGGCCCAGAGTAGGGCTGACAGCTCTGGTGATCTGCCCCCTCCTCTGACCTCGGATCTGGGCAGGTGGGAGGCGACACGAGGGGACGGGTGGCTCCAAAACTTGAGGGTAGGGAGGAGACGGGGGAGGGGAGTCCGGTAGCTCACCCCGGAGCACGCCCAGCACCACGATAGAAACGCACCACAGAGAAGACCTTTTTGTCCTCCCCTCTTTGGGACACCCTGAGCTGGGAGTGGGGTGCCGAGGGGGTACCGTGGCGCCCTCAGAGCAGGGTAAAGAAAACTCTCCCCCCATCCTCCGCCCCACCTCCTTAAATCTGGAGACACACGCTTAACAAAgcacaacacaacaaaaacgtttgttcaaaatattttaataaagattCTTTCCGACATAGATACACATACAAACGATCATACATTGCTGTCATAATCTGACCTATTTAATATATATCACTCTTTACACATCCGTGACCTGCCAACAGATCCATCATGGCTCCTATTTTGCCATCCAACCTGACAGTCCGAATTTGTATTATCTGCAAGTAGTGGAAAATAGCAGGACTCGtttttgaaaagggaaaaaaataaaaaaaaataaaatcttgattTACAAATGGCAGAGAGACAGCCACCCAGCCATGCAAACTCAAACTGAAGGCTCACTTTGGGTGAACAGCTACTTCTTGCTTTTcatgtctcatttttcttccccccaaacccaccccccagaaataaaaaagaattccACGCTTTCTGTAAATCAGcctaaagtattttaaagtattttaacttAAATAATCATCCACAGTCAGAATAATTTACATACACATTAAAAGCGGTTTAAATTATACCTTTGAAAACACAGAGACTGGGAAAACATTGGCTTGGCAAGTGTTCTTTTAGCAGCTATTGATCTGATGCCTTGTAAAAGTAAATAGCTATTACCTGTTCTAATGCAAAGAATACCCTCTCAAAATTAGTTGTTTGAGCAATTAAGAATACACCTTTCCTGTAATTTTTGGACTGAAGCAATTTATTAAAGCTCAATTTAAATACAGGGATGATGCAACTTAAAATCCAGATGACCTTTCATAAGCCTAAGCAGCTGGATACATCAACATTTCTGGTTATACGTTGTTGGCAAATAAACGTTTTAAACACTTGGCACACAGTTTAAGTTAATCCATAAACAgaatttcagaagcatttaaagTAACTGCACATAAGACCCGTGACCTTAACACATGATAAATATTGTTGGTGTGGAAGGGTCATTTAAAGAATAACAAATAAATAGCATGACTTGTTTATACATCATTGCAAAGTGGAAAGAAACAAGGTgcacataaatatttctttaaaaaatgcgATACTTTCAGCCACACGGAGTAGgcttttgatctttttttttaactctcttttttttttaatcactctCACCAAACTTTGCGCATTTTCACAGGATCAAAGTTCAGAGACgataaaaaatacaaagtctTCCATAGCAATGGTCTTTGTTTCTGCGAGTCGCTTAAATAAGTTTACATTTcaagtttgtttgtttcctggcTTAGAATAATAATactgctaataataataataattaaaaaaaaatctatgttcAAGTGCCCTCTCTGATTTGTCCCATCCACCTCCGCGCCCGGGCCACCGCggctccttcccctcccaggGGCCGCCAGACCGGGGTGAGGGATGCTCTCCAGCCCTCTCCCCGGTGCTACCCCGGCTCCCGGCACAGCCTGACGCTTATTCCCGGCCTCTCTTTCGTCCGGCCGCGCAGCGGACGATCCGACGGAGCGAGCACCCCATCCCCCGCGCCCCCCAGGCCGGGACACCCCTGGTTCCCCGCCCCACAGCCACACGCACGTTGGCTCCCGGCGCCGTCCCGTTCCGGCAAGACCAAAGGAGAAGAGCGAGGCGAAGCGAGGCCGGGTGGAGGGCGGCGGGGACCGAGCGGCGGTCAGACCCTCCGCAGCCCCCGCGACCTCCAGCCCGGGACCGGGGCCGAGACACCGGCTGTCGCCGCTCCCCGgggccgcggcggcggcggggggcggcAACAGCAGCGGCCCTTAAGGCTTCTCTGTGCACTGTTTGCAGAGGCTGGAGGAGACGCTGTTGAAAATGGCACATTTCTCCGGGCAGGAGGTAGCGGGGGGCAGCCCGGCGCTGAAGGGGTACCCGGCCGCCTGCTCGTAGGCGCCGAGGGCGGGGTgcagcgccgccgccgccgcagcaGCCGCCGCAGcggagctgggcagggaggcGGCCGAGATGGCCTGGCCCTGGTTGAGATAAGCCACCAGGCGCCGCATCTCCTCCAGGGCCTGCGCCTGCATCAGGATGTAGTTCTTGGCCAGGAGGAGTGTGGCGATCTTGGAGAGCTTCCGCACCGAGGGGCTGTGCGCGTAGGGGATGACCGCCCGCAGCTCGTCCAGAGCGTCGTTCAGGTCGTGCATCCGCCGCCGCTCCCGCGCGTTGATGTTGAGGCGCAGCGCCTTCTGCTCCTTGGACTTCTTGCTGCCGCCGTGCCCGTGGCTGTTGGAGCAGCCGCCCTCGGCCGCCTTCagccccccgccccccccgccgccaccgccgccgcccgccgccggcGAGGAGACGCGCGGGTCCCCCCCGGCGCCTCGTAGCACCAGCTCGCAGCGGCCGTCGCTGTCGTCGTCGGGGCTCTGCTCGCCGCCGCTGCTCTCGGCCACCGAGCTGCGGCTGGCGCTCTCGCCGTACTTGACGCAGACGGAGCCCGGCGGCAGCGCCAGCGGGTCGCCGCCGACGCCGGGTTGAAGCAGCGCCTCGGGCTCCGCCGCCTCGTAGCAGGCGAGCGGCGAGGGCTGGCGGTCGCGGGGGTGAGAGAGGTCGAGCCCCGGGGGCGAGCGGAAAGCGGACTCCATGCGCTTGGCCGAGGCAGCGAGGCTCTTGTGGAAGAGGTCCTCTTCTGCGGGCAGCCCCAGCGCCCGCTCCATCGGCGCCCCGCTCGCCTCCGCCTCCTCCGCCCCCCTCAGCTCCCGGCCCGCTCCTCCAAGGCTCCGCGCCGCGGCGGGCGGCTCTCCGGCGTCCCGCTGGCAGAAATCGCTTCCCGGCTCCCGCCGGGGCTGCGCTGTGCCTTTCGCCGCGGCTGCCCCTGCTCCGGCGGCGGCTCGGGCTGCGGCTCTGGCGGTTCCGGCTCTGGCGGCGGCTGTGTCTGTGCCTCTGGCTGTGGCTCCGGCTGCAGCTCCGGCTCCGGCTCGCCCTCAGCAGGCGCCGCGCTGGGGCATTGTGCGCTGCCAGTGGAGCCGCTTCCACCGTTTATCTTGCTTGGATTCACCTTCAAGAGATTTCCGGACCCATCAACCAGCAGCCGCCGCAGACGGGGGAGTCTTTTACATCATTATCTCTGAGAGTAGGTTATTATGAAGAAGACTCGCCTGTTGGGACAGAGCTTTCTACCCAATCAGGTTAACGTTTTAATTAATAGGATTAAAACGGTAACAAACAATCCCAGGCGCTATCTGGCCCTGAGTCTGAATAGTTGCTTTTCCCAGGTCTGAAGACAGGCAGCAGCTAGAGCTTTATAAGAGGCGCCTGCTCCATTATTCTCCCTGCCATCTGTATACACAGCTTAACGCATATGTTTGCAAGACGTTGTGTCCTGTTAGTAACCCAACAACTGCCTTTAGCTTGACATGTGTGGCGACTTTCACTCATCAATGAGCACACTAAAAGCCCTACTTAGATCGAAGGATGTTCTTTGCCTCCTTCAGCAAATTACAACCCTGCACTGCAGAAAAGCCCGCTTCAACACTCCCCTTCCGAGTGCTGCCAGCAGACTTCTGCTAACTTAGCCGTGGAGTCAGGAGTGACACTTTCTCCCCCACCCCAGCCCACCCACCCCCTGCATTTACATTAACTTAGAGCCCCCCTCCAACCCCCACCGGTCTTCCCGAAAAGCATCGCCTGGGAAAAAGACCCTAAAATAATAACTAAAGAAGCGGAGCGACCTCCAGCAGCCGTGTCCGCTCCTGCCCCCCGCCAAAGTCCAACTCCCTTCCCTAGGAGCCGGATGGCCCCCAGCCCCCGCTCCCCCCCTCTCCAGCAAGCGGAGACCAAATTACAGGAAggctcccctcctcctcctcccttcctgaGCCCTTTCCAAGCAGCAGATTGCCGCTTTAGAGTGATGATCCCCCGTGTCcctataaaaaatataaagccCCATCAGTTACTTTGCAAATGAACCTATCTGGGGAGAAGGGAGCGCAGGGTGAGAAAGGGCAAACCCCACCAAACTCttatattattctttatttactGTGATTGACCAACTCTTTGCAGCTCCGTCCCTCTCCGCCTCCTTCGGCGGGAGAAACCCGCTCCACTCCCCAGCCCCGGGATGCCGCCACCGGTGTCGGGGAGATACCCTCATCTCCTCTCGGGGCTTCTCCCCTCTCTTCGCCGGGCACAGGCTCTTCTGCGCTCTCTCAGAGCCTGAAGTGGTAACCTCAGGGCTGGTCTGAATTTTGTCCCGCTGCTCCTCTATTGCTGGAGACGAGCAGCTCGCTCTCGCTCTACTGTTAGCTCTCAGGGTATTTAGTGGCAGGTTTTCATCCTTCTGACATCAGTAAAAACAATATTTCCCAACACTTCCAGTAAATCATTCTTACGTGGCAGAATTACTGAAGGCTATGAAATTTTTTAGTTTCTCTGGTTTCATTAAAAACCTTTTAATTGTGTCTTTCAGAGTTGGCCCCAGGTGTTGGActcttttcattacattttgcTCTAATGTGATGAAATTCTAATTC of the Melopsittacus undulatus isolate bMelUnd1 chromosome 1, bMelUnd1.mat.Z, whole genome shotgun sequence genome contains:
- the BHLHE22 gene encoding class E basic helix-loop-helix protein 22, with translation MERALGLPAEEDLFHKSLAASAKRMESAFRSPPGLDLSHPRDRQPSPLACYEAAEPEALLQPGVGGDPLALPPGSVCVKYGESASRSSVAESSGGEQSPDDDSDGRCELVLRGAGGDPRVSSPAAGGGGGGGGGGGLKAAEGGCSNSHGHGGSKKSKEQKALRLNINARERRRMHDLNDALDELRAVIPYAHSPSVRKLSKIATLLLAKNYILMQAQALEEMRRLVAYLNQGQAISAASLPSSAAAAAAAAAALHPALGAYEQAAGYPFSAGLPPATSCPEKCAIFNSVSSSLCKQCTEKP